A region of the Lycium barbarum isolate Lr01 chromosome 1, ASM1917538v2, whole genome shotgun sequence genome:
aaaaaaaagtggaacccacaaCATTCAAACTCaccgggaaaaaaaagtggaccccatattaacaaaatcaagcaatattaaaaaaaaaaaagtgaatcccatattaaacaaacaaacaatgttaaaaaaaaaatgtagaccccatattaaacaccaaccagtattcaaaaaaaagagaagaaaaaaaaatggaacccaccacatccaaactcacggaaaaaaaaaagtgaaccccatattaacagaatcaagcaaaaaaaaattgtgggccccatatatattaaacaacaactaatattagaAAAACAAATTGTGggtctcatattaaacaccaaccaatattaaaaaaaaaaaaaaaaaaaaaaagtggaaaccactacatccaaactcacgaaaaaaaaagtggaccccatattaacaaaatcaagcaatattaaaaaaaaagtgcttagaaaatcaaacaattaaatcaataatgatggattcattgccacatgcttatcaactcattagtgagagcaaatgaaattattgtacagtaacatacttaaaatacttatatattaaaataagatagaatttaattactttttcattttttccgtactctaataaatgtgaaatgagattaatgtcataaaagaaaaaataatattaaatggagatcaaataattaataaggtaaattagtgaaattataattctaattaacgtttccttaaaaaatcgtgtaaaaaacaacatgacaagtaaaatgagttaaacaaaaaatatttactaaaaattaaaaaatagaagttcttcatggccccatattaaacaccaaccagtattaaaaaaaaaaagtggaacacaccacatccaaactcacgggaaaaaaaatgtggaccacatattaacaaaatcaagcaatattaaaaaaaaatgaatcccatattaaaaaaataaacaatgttaaaaaaacaagttcttagaaaatcaaacaattaaatcaataatgatggattcattgccacatgcgtatcaacccattagtaggagcaaatgaaattattgtacagcaacatacttaaaatacttatatattaaaataagatagaatttaattactttttcattttttccatactttaataaatgtgaaaagagattaatgtcataaaagaaaaaataatattaaatggagatcaaataattaataaggtaaattagtgaaattataattctaattgacgtttccttaaaaaaccgtgtaaaaaaacaacatgacaagtaaaaaaggaaaaaagcaacgttaaaaaaaaaacgtgcaccccatatactaaaaaatcaaacaatattcatgtaattcccaaagtatctccatcaagtcaataatagtggattcattgctacatgcatattaacccattagtgagagcaaatgaaattattgcacagcaaaaaacatggacctcatattattacttttcttcaaaatatttaattgttgtatttgctattccgccatgtcatttatttgttatatttactaaaataaatatacttaaaatatatatatatatatatatatatatatatatttaaaaaataagatacaatttaattacttttttatttttattcttactctaataaatgtgaaaagagattaatatcaaatgaagatcgaataatgaataaggtaaattagtcaaattataattctaattcacgtttccttaaaaaaccatgcaaacgacaacatgacaagtaaaatgagttaaaccgagaatatttaccaaaaattaaaaaatagcatttcttcgtttaaatagaaaattaatttctactttgtttcgtttcaaacatgtaaaattaatttaataatttgaattagaattatccaaataaaaatttgataaaaaataataagttttttacacttttaaattaatcgaattaaaattgaaagtatcaactgatgcttaaatatggctattattttatctcaaaaagaggaaaatagttttcttttaaacaagtcttctcttttaaaaagtatatataatttttcatagcaaacacgaataaaataaagttttagatacggagcacaaactacaatgttatattaatcgtattttgaacatagtatatatatatatataaatattatcactatttaaacacaactacatatacataaatacaatataatccgaagtgttgggcccgtgcgcataagccatctagtaataataataactatatagaagagcgGGTTCAGCCCTTGGATCGTCGTCATGCTTGAGGGGCATTTTGGTCATTTCACGGTGAGCTGTAAACTGGATAATACGTGGTGTATTAGTGTATGGCCAGGTTTACTTATGTTAATGGTCTTTttaagttgaaacttgaaagtgaCCAGCCACGTGCCAATTTGTGTTTCCATCTGGCTTAGTATCACTTCAACTTCATCTCTTTCAATTTGTCAACACATAGTTTGTCTATGTGTATAGAGTTCCTTAATCTGCTTCTCTTTTATGCTAAAAAAATCATGCACTTCAGTTCAATGCTCAACGCCCAACAACAATCTTCTCGAAGAATTATTATCCGTccattttagaaaaaaaaaaagtgtgggtcTCATACTAAACAtcaactaatataaaaaataaaaaaaataaaaaaaaattggaacccgccatctctaaactcacggaaaaaaaaagtggaccccatattaacaaaatcaagcaatataaaaaaaatcccatattaaaaacacaaataatgtcaaaaaaaaaaaaaagtacatcccatattaaaaaatcaaacaatattcatgtaatttccaaagtatctcattaaattaataatgatggattcagtgccacatgtgtatcagcccattagtgggagcaaatgaaattattgtacagctatggaccccatattattgcttttcttcaaaagtttaagtagccaaaccatacattttttttatattagcctgagatgtaatctagatattaaatagttgtatttgttattccgccatgttatttatttttatgtttactaaaataaatgtACTTAAAATACTTGtgttttaaaataagatagaatttaattactttttcattttttttcttactctaataaatgtgaaaagagatgaatgtcataaaagaaaaaataatattaaatggagatcaaataattaataaggtaaattagtgaaattataattctaattgacgtttccttaaaaaatcatgcaaaagacaacataacaagtaaaatgagttaaaccaaaaatatttaccaaaaattaaaaaatagtagttcttcatttaaatagaaaatcaaatttctactttgtttcattttaaacatgtaaaattaatataataatttgaattagaattatccaaatcaaaatttgataaaaaaaaacaataggtattgtttaggcccaatctaaatatattaacaatagaatattttacacctttaaattaatcgaattaaaattcaaactatcaactgatgcttaaatattgctattgttttatctcaaagagaagaaaatagttttcttttaaataagtcttcttttttaaaaagtattaataaatttttgtcaactttgtattcgtagcaaacactaatataataaagttttggatacggaacacaaactacaatgttatattaatcgtattttgaacataatatatatatatatattactttactactatatagaagagccagtttataagcaagatcgtctccgtcctttggtcccacttttttatttaagggcaaaaaaatcctttgtggtcccacccacttttttatttaacggaaaaaaataacattttatactttatattaccaactcttctaaaaagtagatagaaatactttattatatttctatttttctactatatggaagcatcggtttacccatgctttgtCGTCaatcactcttaaaaaaaaaaggtggaccccatactaaaaagccaagaaatattttaaaaaaggacaaaaagtggaccccaccctctccaaactcataaaaaaagtggaccccacccacttcaaactcatgaaaaaaaagtggaccccatattaaaaaaaaaaaaaaaagcaatgtcagacaaaaaaaacgtgcaccccgtatattaaaaaatcaaaaaatattcatgtaattcccaaaatatccccatcaagtcaataatagtggattcattgtcacatgcatatcaacccattagtaaTGAAATTATTACACAGCAAAAAATATGGACcctatattattgcttttcttcaaaaggttaagtaggcaaatatatacaatttcctttcttttcttatattagcctgagatctaatctagatatttaattgttgtatttgctattccgtcatgtcatttatttgttatgtttactaaaataaatatacctaaaatatttatattttaaaataagatagaatttaattactttttcattgttattcttactctaatacatgtgaaaagagattaatgtaaattagtcaaattataattataattcatgtttccttaaaaaaccatgcaaaatacaatatgacaagtaaaatgagctaaaccgagaatatttaccaaaaattaaaaaatagtatttctttgtttaaatagaaaatcaatttccactttgtttcgttttaaacatgtaaaattaatttaataatttgaattagaattatccaaatcaaaatttgataaaaaaataataagtattttacacctttaaattaatcgaattaaaattaaaagtatcaactgatgcttaaatattgctattattttatctcatagAGAGGAAAAtggttttcttttaaacaagtcttctcttttaaaaagtattaataaatttttgccgattttgtattcgtagcaaacacgaatataataaaattttagatacggagcacaaactacaatgttatattaatcgtattttgaatatatacatatatatatattatcattattcaAACACAACTATATACATATAGATACATTATAATTCCAAGTATTGAGCCCTGGCATCTAGTAAGTAAAGATCGGGAAAAATGTCAGTACCCCTAATCATATGTAAGGAAAACATTAAATACCTTGGCCCACGTACCCTCTGAAAAAACGTGACGTCTCAGGTGTAATAGAAGAATAGGGGGAAAGTCAAGGAACGACACATGTTTCcaagaatattaaaaaaaaaaaatggaaactttggttattaataaataaaacaaaatatcATGTAACTATAAGCTCATTCAACACAAAACTTGACCTGCAAACCAAATCCTTCTCCTGCCCGGTGTTCGATAAGTTCTATTTCAGTTTACTTATCAAAAGAGGATATAAATCGGTGCACCCCCTGACATCAAGCTGAAGATTTGTCAAAAGAGATATGAGGACAAGTTAAATGATATTAAAGCTTTTCACCAGAAATAAACATGAAAGGTAAATTATTGGTTCAATAAACACCATAAAGAGATTCATCTTTCTCTGTAGTAATTTCCTCAGTGGTAGAGGAAATCTAGGTCCTCGAACAGTTGCTGTATTGTCTTTTACAGCAGTTGCCTCATCTCCAAGCTTTAGAAAAAGAGTCATCTTGAACTCATGCACGTCATGCTGCACATTGCCCCATGCAAAGGATTTTGTAAACTCTTTGGTTCCTACAGCAGTTTGTGAACCATATTGGAGCTCATAGAAAAGATTTTGCAAATGCAAAGTGATGCTCCCAGAAGGATTTTCAATCTCAGTTGTTGCCATTTGATACACAGCCTAAAACACATATGA
Encoded here:
- the LOC132632788 gene encoding ubiquitin C-terminal hydrolase 12-like gives rise to the protein MERSLNNDEIPDLAVAECPIDEKKFFCGLVNQGATCYMNSTLQMMYHIPSLRKAVYQMATTEIENPSGSITLHLQNLFYELQYGSQTAVGTKEFTKSFAWGNVQHDVHEFKMTLFLKLGDEATAVKDNTATVRGPRFPLPLRKLLQRKMNLFMVFIEPIIYLSCLFLVKSFNII